The following proteins are co-located in the Anoplopoma fimbria isolate UVic2021 breed Golden Eagle Sablefish chromosome 18, Afim_UVic_2022, whole genome shotgun sequence genome:
- the srsf5b gene encoding serine and arginine rich splicing factor 5b isoform X1, giving the protein MSGCRIFIGRLSPSAREKDVERFFKGYGRIRDIDLKRGFGFVEFDDPRDAEDAVYELDGKELCNERVTIEHARVRLRGGRGRGGGSAGGRFPDRYGRGSQNSRSRNPPPMRTENRLIVENLSSRVSWQDLKDFMRQAGEVTFADAHRPKLNEGVVEFASGSDLKNAMDKLSGKEINGRKIKLIEAARKRSRSRSRSESSSRSRSRSRGRSPSRSPRRSRSPAHKAHNRSRSRSPSGSPVGGASSPSSKSKEPPKRSSKMSKSATPPSPPPARRTSVSRSRSRSRSRSRSPSTDSQR; this is encoded by the exons ATGAGCGGATGTCGTATCTTCATCGGCCGTCTGAGCCCCTCGGCCAGAGAGAAGGACGTGGAGAGGTTCTTTAAAGGATACGGCCGCATCCGAGACATCGACCTCAAGAGAGGGTTCGGCTTTGTG GAGTTTGACGATCCCAGAGATGCTGAAGATGCCGTTTATGAGCTTGATGGCAAAGAGCTGTGCAATGAAAG GGTGACCATTGAGCACGCCCGCGTACGTCTGCGTGGCGGCCGTGGCAGAGGAGGTGGCAGTGCAGGAGGACGTTTCCCTGATCGCTATGGCCGGGGCTCCCAGAACAGTCGGAG ccGAAACCCTCCTCCGATGCGCACTGAGAATCGCCTGATCGTAGAGAACTTGTCCTCTCGAGTCAGCTGGCAG GACCTGAAAGATTTCATGAGACAAGCTGGAGAGGTGACATTTGCAGACGCACACCGGCCCAAGCTCAATGAAGG gGTTGTTGAGTTTGCTTCTGGCAGCGATCTGAAAAACGCCATGGACAAACTGTCTGGAAAGGAAATCAATGGCAGGAAAATCAAGCTCATTGAGGCAGCCAGGAAGAG gTCAAGGAGTCGTTCCCGGTCAGAGAGCTCCTCTCGCTCACGGTCCCGTTCTCGTGGTCGCTCTCCGTCTCGCTCCCCCAGACGTTCTCGCAGCCCCGCCCACAAGGCACACAACCGCTCCCGCTCCCGGTCCCCCAGCGGGTCCCCCGTGGGCGGCGCCTCATCCCCGTCCTCTAAATCAAAGGAGCCCCCTAAACGGTCGTCCAAGATGAGCAAGTCTGCCACCCCGCCCTCCCCTCCGCCCGCCCGCAGAACCTCCGTCTCCCGTTCACGCTCTCGTTCACGCTCTCGTTCTCGCTCCCCTTCTACCGACAGCCAGCGCTAA
- the srsf5b gene encoding serine and arginine rich splicing factor 5b isoform X2, which translates to MSGCRIFIGRLSPSAREKDVERFFKGYGRIRDIDLKRGFGFVEFDDPRDAEDAVYELDGKELCNERVTIEHARVRLRGGRGRGGGSAGGRFPDRYGRGSQNSRSRNPPPMRTENRLIVENLSSRVSWQPDCCVIWKSSLMVELPLLGPSVWVEPVVSASLSYS; encoded by the exons ATGAGCGGATGTCGTATCTTCATCGGCCGTCTGAGCCCCTCGGCCAGAGAGAAGGACGTGGAGAGGTTCTTTAAAGGATACGGCCGCATCCGAGACATCGACCTCAAGAGAGGGTTCGGCTTTGTG GAGTTTGACGATCCCAGAGATGCTGAAGATGCCGTTTATGAGCTTGATGGCAAAGAGCTGTGCAATGAAAG GGTGACCATTGAGCACGCCCGCGTACGTCTGCGTGGCGGCCGTGGCAGAGGAGGTGGCAGTGCAGGAGGACGTTTCCCTGATCGCTATGGCCGGGGCTCCCAGAACAGTCGGAG ccGAAACCCTCCTCCGATGCGCACTGAGAATCGCCTGATCGTAGAGAACTTGTCCTCTCGAGTCAGCTGGCAG CCTGACTGTTGTGTCATATGGAAGAGCTCGCTTATGGTGGAGTTACCCCTTCTGGGTCCTTCTGTCTGGGTTGAGCCTGTGGTGTCAGCCAGTCTGTCCTACTCCTAG